The sequence below is a genomic window from Nicotiana tomentosiformis chromosome 6, ASM39032v3, whole genome shotgun sequence.
GTCGTCTTCGAATTTTCCATTGGTAAGCTTATATTTTTACTATTATCAATCGACTTAAAAAAAAAAcagtggaaaaaaaaaagaatagtgTGGGCTTTAGTTTTCACTCCTATGCACTTGACGTTGTAAAAGAAAAGATATTATaggtaacttttttttttttttttttggtaactaaCTTTTTTATTAATCACCAGTGTAAATCATTACAAAATTATAGCTCGACTAACTCAGTCAACTATCTATATAAACACCCAAGAACGAAATCTATACATCATAACTACGAACTATCTACTAAAACTGGAGACTATGCGTGATGGTTTGGACTCGTGGTGCTGCTCTAACATGGCACATCACTGTTGTCTCTCTTGCAATTGCTTCCCAATTTCTACTCTTCTTCTCGAAAATTTTATAGTTTCTCTCCATCCATATGGCATAGAGGCATTCTGCATACGCCATCCTGAATATTTGAGCTTGCGGTGATCTTCCTTTCGCACTTTCGATAGCCCATTCCAGATGGTGCTTCCACTGTATATGCTTGCATCTTTGATGTTGAATCCACTGCATAGTCTTTTCCCAGTGTCTCTTGGAATATTCACATTCTGCTAGCAGATGATCTCTAGTTTCCTCTTGTGCTTGACAAAGACTGCATTTTCCTTCTACATTCATCCCCCATCTTATGAGTCTGTCAGTGGTAATCAATTTACCTTGTAATCCCAGCCACATAATTATCTTGGCTTTAGGTCGAGCATCATTCCTATACATGAAATATTTCCAAGGCACTCTAGCATTGTTGGGTAGTAGTTGTTTATATACCAGGCTAGTGATGCTTTTCTTTATTGCTGTATCATTTTGAATTAGCTTCATATCCTCTCTGGCTTCCATTATCTTCCTTATGATCCAACATGCTTGTTGAGGAATGTCTGCTTCCTGAATTTGTTTTCCTTTTATATAGTATGTATGCACCCATCTAATCCATAGCTTGTCCTGTTTGTGAGCTAGGTCCCAACATATTTTTGTCACATTAGCTTTGTTCCACAATTTGATGTTGATTAGGTTTAATCCTCCCATAGATATTGGAGAGCATACTCTTTCCCATGCTACCAGTTCTTTCCTTGTGATTGTATTAGTTCCAGACCAGACAAATCTCATACATTAAGCCTCTATAAGTGACAGGAGTTTTGCAAGTATTAGGAATAATTGAGCCCAATATGATTGTACCCCAAAAATAACTGATTGTACTAACTGAACCCTGCTTGCATAAGAGAGTGTTTTGGCAGTCCAGGAAGTGATTCTAGTTGTAATCTTGTCAACAAGTGGCTTCCACTAGATAAGATTCAGTTTCTTTGTAGATAATAGTACACCAAGGTACTTGA
It includes:
- the LOC104116442 gene encoding uncharacterized protein encodes the protein MGGLNLINIKLWNKANVTKICWDLAHKQDKLWIRWVHTYYIKGKQIQEADIPQQACWIIRKIMEAREDMKLIQNDTAIKKSITSLVYKQLLPNNARVPWKYFMYRNDARPKAKIIMWLGLQGKLITTDRLIRWGMNVEGKCSLCQAQEETRDHLLAECEYSKRHWEKTMQWIQHQRCKHIQWKHHLEWAIESAKGRSPQAQIFRMAYAECLYAIWMERNYKIFEKKSRNWEAIARETTVMCHVRAAPRVQTITHSLQF